From the Helianthus annuus cultivar XRQ/B chromosome 17, HanXRQr2.0-SUNRISE, whole genome shotgun sequence genome, the window ATAATGAAGATTTATTTGGGATGGATAAGCTTGCTAAGAACGGTCCTTATCCTTTTCAGAATTCGCCGGCTGTGGATGGTCAAACATATGGAGGAAACAACGATGAGGATCTTGAGGTGCCTGTGGATCTGAATTACAGGACTTCTTCGCCACTGGGTAGTCAGGCAAATGAGGGTGTTCCGAAGCCGACGACGTTCGGTAATAAGGATGATGTTGTGGCATCGGGAGTCAGGCTTGTTGATGAAGTTGCGGCCACAATCAAATTGGGAGCGATGTTTGGTGTTAATCTTCAGAACTCAGTTAAGTTGGTTCAGGACTCTATCGAGATTGAAGGTATTAATGCAGGTTTACCATGAATTTTCTGTCCTTAAATGTTAGGGGCCTGGGGGGGATAGTAAGGCGAGGTGGTTGTGTAATATGCGGTCTAGTTTCAATGTTCATTTTCTGGCGATTCAAGAGATAAAGGTGTTAGCTGTGGATGATTCTTTGCTGGGTAAAATATGGGGGGCCAGAGGTTTCAGGTCTGAGATTGTCGGGTCGACGTGTCAGTCTGGTGGGTTGCTATGTATCTGGGATCCGATTGTGTTGTCGGTTGTGGACAATGTTAAAAATAGGAATTTCCTGCTTGTTAATGGTGTTTTAAGGGGCTGTGGTTCTCCGATCAGTATAATCAATATCTATGCTCCTCAGGGTATTTCTGCTAAAAAGGAGTTGTGGGATCAGCTTGAAGGGATAGTGTCGGGGATTCTGGGTTTTTTGAATTTGATTGGGGATTTCAATGCTGTCAGATTCCCCGATGAGCGTCTTAACTCCATGTTCAAGCCTAGGGGTGCGAGTAACTTCAATGCTTTCATTTTCAATTCGAATCTTTTAGAGTACCAGATGCATGGAAAAAGGTTCACGAGGTGGGTGGATAACGGGAGGAAGATGAGTAAGTTAGATAGGGTCTTGGTTAGTGTTGATTTTTTCGACAAGTGGCCCACCGCTTGTCTTCGGGCCCTCCCTAATTTACATTCGGATCATAGTCCCCTGTTGTTAACCACTGTGAGCTCCAATTTTGGCCCGAATCTGTTCCGATGTTTCAACTCTTGGctggataggcccgggtttggtgAGACGGTGTCGCGTGCAGCTTCAGATTTCGTTGAGGAGGGACCGCCTGATTTATTCTTGTGTAATAAATTGAAATTCATCAAAAGTCGTATTGTGGACTGGAGAAATGCTATGAAGGAGAAGGAGGAGGGTGAAGTTGTCTCGGCTAGGTCTGAGATGGAAGAGTTAGAGAAGATCTTGGAGGAAAGGGGGTTGAATGAAGAGGAAGAATGGGTTTTGGCCAAAGCTAAGAAAGTCATCTTCGGTTTTGAAGAAAACAAGACTAAGGATATGAGACAACGGTCGCGTGATAGGTGGATCAAGGATGAGAATTCCAAGTACTTCCATTATGTGGTCAATTATAGGAAGGCTAGGAAAGAGATTTTTGGTTTGGTTATTGACGGAGTTTGGTGTGATAAGCCGACTTGGATTAAGAAGCATGTTTTCGAGTTTTTTAGGGGGAAATTTAAAGAGGCAATGGCGGAGAGACCTAAATTCGATTTGGTTGGAATTAAGACCCTCGCGGACAACGATAGCGACTTTTTAACCGAAACATTTAGTCGGGCTGAGATTAAAGCGGCAGTTTTTGAGTGCGGTTCGGACAGAGCCCCTGGTCCAGACGGGTTTAATTTCAGGTTCTTCAAGCATTTTTGGCATCTTTTTGAGTCTGATTTTGAGAATATTATGGAGGGTTTTTATCATTCGGGTAGCATTTCTCGCGGATGTGCTGGATCTTTTATTGCACTTATTCCGAAAGTTAAAGATCCTGTTGGGTTGGGGGATTATCGGCCGATCAGCTTGGTTGGCGCGATTAATAAGGTCATCTCCAAGATTTTGGcaaatagattgaaatctgtccTTGGGAAAGTTGTTTCGGATTCGCAGTCTGCCTTTTTGAGAGGTAAGTTTATCCTTGATGGTCCTCTTATAGTTAATGAGGTGCATTCCTGGCTGAAAAAAGGAAGTAAGGATGCGTCTCTCCTTAAGATTGACTTCGAGAAAGCGTATGATTGTGTTAATTGGAATTTTGTCATTGATGTTTTGGACAAGATGGGCTTCCCGTCCCGGTGGTGTGTTTGGGTTAGGGGGATTTTATCGTCGGCCAGAGCTTCGGTCCTCGTTAACGGGTCGCCTACTTTTGACTTTCCTTGTTTCAGAGGGATGCGGCAAGGGGATCCGTTATCCCCGTTTCTTTTTCTTATTGTCATGGAAGCGTTGTCGTTCATTATCAACAAAGCGGTGGACAAAAGGTATTTTCAAGGGGATATCTCTCCCGAATGATGGTCCGTGCGTCTCCCATCTTTTCTATGCCGATGATGCGATCATTATGGGAGAGTGGTCTAGTGATAACGTGATAGCAGTGATACGAATATTGAGGTGCTTTTTTATTTGCTCGGGCCTGAGGATGAATATAAAGAAGTCTAATATCTATGGTATTGGGGTGGATCGAAGTGAAGTGGATCGGGTGGCGGAGTCGGTCGGTTGTAAGTCGGATGGGTTCCCGTTCAAATATCTAGGAATAACGGTTGGTGCTAACATGAATAGGATTTGTAATTGGAGGCCGGTTGTCGAGGTTTTTGAATCTCGCTTAGCCTTGTGGAAGGCGTCTGGCCTTTCTATGGCTGGTAGAGTTACGCTTATCGAATCGGTGTTGGAGAGTCTCCCGAGTTATTTTTTCTCGCTTTATAAGGCTCCGGTGCGGGTGATAAAAGACCTTGAAAAACTGATCAGGAGGTTTCTTTGGGGTGGTTCTAGTGAAAGGAATAAGTTTCATTGGGTTGCTTGGGAGCGGGTGCCATCGCTGGTTTGGGCTGGGGGTTTGGGTCTTCGTGGCCTGGCCGAAATCAATATTGCTCTTCTTGTGAAATGGGGATGGAGGCTGAAGATGGAGATCAACTCTTTTTGGGTAAAGGTGATTAATGCGATTCATAACCACAAGTTGTGTTGGGATTTTCTTCCTCTTCGGTTGTCTATTAATGGGGTTTTGAGCAACATTTTCAAGGTATGTTCTGTTAGGTTTGGTGATAATATTAATCTTAAAAGCTTGATGAAAGCAGAGGTGGGGAATGGGCGGGATTTACGGTTTTGGTTGGACCCGTGGTTGGTGGCGAGGCCTTTGAAAGAGGAGTTCCCAAATTTGTTTCGGTTGGAGAAATGTAAAAAATGCAAAGTTAGGGAGCGGATTGTGAGACCGGTGTCTAACTCGTGCGGTAAATGGTTGTGGAAGCCCGAGCCTAACGCGAATGGTGAGCTTGCAGAATGGAGTAGACTTGTCTGTTTGTTGCGACCCTTCTTCTTATCGGACCAGCCGGATAAGTGGACGTGGCTGGGTTGCGGCTCGGAGGGGTTCTCGGTTAGAGCGGTTAAAGCCTTGATGGATCTTAACAAGGATTatagctccagttttgtttgggAGTGGTGCAGGTGGCTGCCAAGGAAGTGCAACCTTTTTGCGTGGAGGGCCGAACAGGATAGGATACCGACCAGGGAGGCTCTTATGAGGAGAAATATTTCAGTTGAAGATACTTCTTGTCCGCTGTGCAATTCGGGCGTCGAATCGGTGGACCATTTGTTCACCGTGTGTGGGGTGTCGACGGTTATATGGCAGAAAATTCAAGCATGGTGCAAAACCTCTAATCTATTTGTTTTCTTGTTCCGCGACGTTCTGGAGATTCATAATTGGGTTGGGTTGGAAGGTAACAAAAAGATGGCGTTTCTGTGAATAACCAGAATGGTTTGATATCTTTTATTGATAATAAACAAGACTATATATACATGAGTTTCCTAACAACCTAATCTCTAACAATGGAAATACAGCAAACATACAGCAAGGACCATTAAGGCAAAATAAACACAAAGATACAACAGAATATTCCTAGGGAATATTACGACTTATATTCCCCCGCAGTCGCAGCGGTAGTTTAACGCATGCACAGACTGGACTTGAATCGATTGAACAGTTGCTTAGGAAGTCCTTTGGTGAAGATGTCTGCGTATTGATAGTCGGCCGGAATATGGAGAACACGAATGTCCCCGATACGAACTTTTTCACGGACGAAATGGATGTCAATTTCCACATGTTTTGTGGTTTGATGTTGAACTGGGTTTTCGGTTAGATAAACAGCCGAAACATTATCACAAAAAATAATTGTTACCTGACGAGTGGGAATGTGAAGTTCAAGAAGAAGGTTGCGCAACCAGCTCGTTTCAGCAGCAGCATTAGCAACACCCTGGTATTCGGCTTCGGCACTTGATCTTGAGACAGTGTGTTGACGTTTAGAAGACCAAGAGACCAAGTTGTCGCCAAGAAAGACACAGTAACCCGAGGTGGAACGACGGGAATCCGGGCAGCCCCCCCAATCAGCATCAGAGTACGCAGTAACAGTAAGAGATTTGGAGGGTCGTATGTAAAGAGCATGATCAGATGTACCCTTGAGGAACCGTAGTATCCGTTTTAAATATTGAAAATGAGGTTCCCTCGGGGCGTGCATGAATAAGCAAACTTGTTGAACTGAATACGAAATGTCCGGTCGAGTAAAGGTTAAGTATTGTAAAGCTCCTGCCAGGCTTCTATATAGTGTTCCATCAGATAGCAAAGATCCGGCCTGTGCACTTAGTTTCGAATCTGTGTCACAGGGAGTATTGCACGGCTTACAGTTTGTCATATTTGCGTGTGCAAGGATGTCCCGAACGTAAGCTTCCTGTGAGAGATGAAGTCCATCTGCAGTACGTGTTACCTGAATGCCCAGAAAGTGATGAAGGGTGCCCAAATCTGTCATCGCAAATTCGGTGGATAGTGAATGTATAATTTGCTTTAGAAAAGTGTCATCCGAAGCGGTAAGTATAATGTCATCCACGTATAGTAACAAGTATGCTGTGCGGTTCCCTTGACGATATACAAAAAGAGATGTATCTGTAGTTGCACTTCGAAAACCACAATTAATAATAAAGTTTGCAAACCGTTGATACCAAGCCCGAGGGGCCTGCTTTAGCCCGTATAAGGATTTTCTCAGCCTGCAAACAAAAGATGGATGATTTTTATCAACAAAACCAGGGGGTTGGAACATGTAGACTGTTTCATTGAGATCCCCATGTAAGAAAGCATTCTTCACGTCTAGCTGACGAATAGGCCAGTTTCTAGATACCGCAATACTTAGAACAGTACGTATGGTAGTGGGCTTGACAACGGGACTGAAAGTGTCAAAACAGTCGATTTCCACCTGCTGCGATTTACCATTGACAACTAAACGGGCTTTGTAGCGCTGCAATGATCCATTAGCATTAAATTTGTGGCGGAAGAGCCACATGCATCGTATGATATGGGCATTTTCAGGTCATGGTACTAACTCCCAAGTGCTATTTTCCATTAAGGCACTATATTCATCATTCATGGCTAAGCGCCAATTTGGATCAGTTAATGCCGTGAGGTGGGATTTTGGGAGAGGGGAGATGGTGATAGTGTGAAGGTTCATAGGGGCACGCGGTTTGGTTATACCGGCTTTGGCTCTAGTGGTCATTGGGTGAGTGTTGATATCGGTGTGTGGCTGTGGTGGCGCAGATGAGACGGTTTCAGGGAAGTGGGTTGGGTTTGGCTGAGGGGCGGATGGTGTTGAGTTGGGTGGGCCAGATGTTGGGCTTGGAGGGTCCGGTGGGTTTGAGTGTGGAGGTGAATGTGGAGGAGGCGAAGGGGTAGTATTGGATGATTGGGCCGGTGAGTTGTGCGGTTGGGTCGGAGGATTGGTTTGGGTAGTAGGGGTAGTTGCATAGTTGTCGGGGTGAGTAAAAATGGTGCTGGCAAGGTCATGTTCGAATGGTGTGTAGTCGGTGAGGTCGTGAGTTTGAGCGAATGGGAAATGGGTTTCATCAAAGGTAACATGTCGGGAGAACACGGTTTTGCCAGTGGTTATGTTTAAGCATCTATTTCCACGGTAGTCGGCTGGGTAGCCGAGAAACACGCAGAGTGAGTATCGATGGCAAAGTTTGTTTGGACGGGTGGAAGATTGGTTTGGGAAGCAGGTAGTGCCAAACACACGGAGGTGGTCATAGGTAGGATGTTTGAGGTATAGGGCGGCAGTGGGTGTGTGATTATTGAGTAGTTTAGTAGGGAGGATGTTGTGTAGATAAATAGCGGTGTGGGCGGCCTCGACCCAGTATGTAGTGGGAATAGAGGCATGGGTTAAAATGGACAACATGATTTCGTTGATCCGTCGGATCATGCGTTCGGCCTTGCCATTTTGTTGGGAGGTGTGAGGGCAAGAAAAACGGAATTGCATACCGTTGGCGGATGCAAAGTTTTTGAAAGTGGTGTTGTCAAATTCCCCACCATTATCACATTGGAATGATTTTATGGGGAAGTAAAATTGAGTTTTGATGTATGTATAAAAtttaataaatgagatttttaatgACTTGGGGGGTGTAAAGGACGTTGTTAAGGTGAAGGTTGTTTTGTTGGTTAGGGAATATGGCATGACCTGATCCAAGTATGGGCATTTTTTGACCATTACCGACTAAAATAGACCGTATGGAAGACGACAAAAGAGAGTTAGAACGTATACCTTCATCATCACTGAGATGATCAGAGGCCCCTGTATCCATGTGCCAATTAGAGTCTTCTGCATCCACAATCAACGCCTGAAAAGCTTGTCCAATATCAGTCGGCTCGAGAGGATCAAAGTCTGTTATGTGGGCTTCTGGGCCGGATTTGGTTGAAGAACCTGACTTGCGGTTGTTGTTGGACTTGGCGGAAGGCTGCCACGGGCCTTGTTGCCATGGTGAGGCCCAACCCGATTGGGTTGGGTAAGGACACGGCGTGGGAGCCCAAGGTGCGGGTGGGCTATTTGGGCCAGAAGCAGCCCACCAAGGTGGATATGCGGACCAGGAGTTTTGCCAGGTAGTCCACGGGTTGCCATTGGGCCTGGAGTTGTTTCTCGGAGCCGAGGAGGACGACTGACGGGTGTCACGGTTGGGGCGTGGGCCTGTAGAGTACCGGCGCTGATAGTCTCTATTGTCCCGGGTCGGTGGTCGGGCCTGTCCTCGTGGTTGAGAGTCACGACGGGCAGGCTGTTGCTCCTACGGTTGATCAGTATCGCGTGTGGCCGCCGCGACCACAGGAGGAGTCATGCGGGCATTGTGACGGCGTTCTTCCGCATCCAAGAGATTCACAGCATCTTCCCATGGCGGCAAGGTGTGATGAAGTTGTGCAACAGCAACAACATCATACCCATGGCGGCAAGGCGGATGCAAAGTTTTTGAAAGTGGTGTTGTCAAATTCCCCACCATTATCACATTGGAATGATTTTATGGGGAAGTAAAATTGAGTTTTGATGTATGTATAAAAtttaataaatgagatttttaatgACTTGGGGGGTGTAAAGGACGTTGTTAAGGTGAAGGTTGTTTTGTTGGTTAGGGAATATGGCATGACCTGATCCAAGTATGGGCATTTTTTGACCATTACCGACTAAAATAGACCGTATGGAAGACGATAAAAGAGAGTTAGAACGTATACCTTCATCATCACTGAGATGATCAGAGGCCCCTGTATCCATGTGCCAATTAGAGTCTTCTGCATCCACAATCAACGCCTGAAAAGCTTGTCCAATATCAGTCGGCTCGAGAGGATCAAAGTCTGTTATGTGGGCTTCTGGGCCGGATTTGGTTGAAGAACCTGACTTGCGGTTGTTGTTGGACTTGGCGGAAGGCTGCCACGGGCCTTGTTGCCATGGTGAGGCCCAACCCGATTGGGTTGGGTAAGGACACGGCGTGGGAGCCCAAGGTGCGGGTGGGCTATTTGGGCCAGAAACAGCCCACCAAGGTGGATATGCGGACCAGGAGTTTTGCCAGGTAGTCCACGGGTTGCCATTGGGCCTGGAGTTGTTTCTCGGAGCCGAGGAGGACGACTGACGGGTGTCACGGTTGGGGCGTGGGCCTGTAGAGTACCGGCGCTGATAGTCTCTATTGTCCCGGGTCGGTGGTCGGGCCTGTCCTCGTGGTTGAGAGTCACGACGGGCAGGCTGTTGCTCCTACGGTTGATCAGTATCGCGTGTGGCCGCCGCGACCACAGGAGGAGTCATGCGGGCATTGTGACGGCGTTCTTCCGCATCCAAGAGATTCACAGCATCTTCCCATGGCGGCAAGGTGTGATGAAGTTgtgcagcagcaacaacatcataCTCTGGTGGTAGGCCGTTTACTAACTGTATGATAAGACGACCCTCGGTGACGGGCTGATCTACATCAGCTAATTGCGAGGCCAATTCACGGAGTTTTTGGCAATAATCTTGAAGAGACGGCATGGATTGAGAGTGAGATTAGCAAAGGCTTTTTCTAGTGCAGCGGCCCTTGGCCCTTTATTGTTCAAAAAAAATTTCTTAAGTTGATTCCAGGCTTGGAGAGCCGTAGCTTTAGTACCGACTATATCAAGGACGCGTACCACAAGATCGTCGGACAGCGTTGAATATATCCATTGCAACTCTATCGCGTCGATCTCCATCCAAGATTCATACAACTGGTCGTCTTTTGCTGGAGGCAACGTACCGTCTATATGGTCAAGAACTTTGTATCCACGAGCGTGAAGCTGGAAAAGTTTGACCCATGACGAGTACGTTACCTTCTTGCCATCTAGAACACGGACTTTATTTTGAACGTTGGTTACGGTGTATACGGGGTAAAGGGTTGAAGTCGGCGGTTTACTGGAACCGGCTTCTGGGTTTTTATCACCCATGGTCGACAAAGAAGAGGAGGCCGTAGCCTATGCGGATCGAAAACGGTTGTTAGGGATGAGAGtacatagctctgataccatgtgaaTAACCAGAATGGTTTGATATCTTTTATTGATAATAAACAAGACTATATATACATGAGTTTCCTAACAACCTAATCTCTAACAATGGAAATACAGCAAACATACAGCAAGGACCATTAAGGCAAAATAAACACAAAGATACAACAGAATATTCCTAGGGAATATTACGACTTATAGTTTCATGGTATCGCGATTCTTGTTTGCTGGAGGATTTTGAAAGCGAGGAATGAGTTGATTTTTGAAGGGAAGCCCTTTGTCATCAACGAGGTGTTTAGCAACATTAGATCTTTGGGGCATGTTTGGTATTGTAATAGGTCGAAAGATAGTAGTTTAGTTTGACATGATTGGTGTAGATTTGTAAATATGTAATGTCTTCGGGGCGGCCGCTCGACTTTGAGCAGTTGGTTGGTCTTTAATGAAGTTttcgtttcaaaaaaaaaaatcgataAAGCATTCCAATTTGATAAAATATAGCCACTACCATTTAAAATCGTTTCCATTGCTAATCAATGAGTGTtgtcgatttttttttttttttttgtcatttttaaattAGTATATTGGGTttcaaactttttttttgttctttgGACTCTGTTGATTGAGGGAGAAATTTGAATTAAGGTTGTTTAAGATTTGCTAAGTAAATAACATTACGTTAAAGTTGTGGTTTGAAGTGACAAACATACTGGAACATGGAAGTGAGGTATTTTGATTTTATTGAGTATATTGCATTTCGTTTTAATACGTTTGGTGTATTGAAATCATCATAGAAACCGAAAGTTGTGTTTGCTAACTGCGCTATGCTtgatatttgtgtttgaattatattatattttaataacatgagttatattatatttgatatttGTTTCTTAAAGTTTTTTTACGGAGGACATATACACCTTACGAAATTTACGATTCCATCGTAACGCACGGGTTACCTTGTAGTATAGTTAAaacaaaatacatatattttaggTTTTAACAATTTTCTAGTTCCTCTTTCAATCTATACCTACAATACACCAAGAAGTTTGTTCTTTTTATACACAGTTTTAATTTACGTCAACATCTTCACAATAAATTCTTATTTATTGTTTCTGTAACTAAACCTATCGTATTAATTGCATTGCAAGAAATTACGTTTAGAAAAAAAGAAAATCATTATACTCATGGTCAAATAAGCATTGAAAGCAAATATAGGCGTACATTTTCATATTATTATGTTTTTAACGATATTTTGAATATTTGAATACCTACACTTTATAGATGCGAGAATCGTAGGAACCATTATCCACCTAGATCTCTTATGTGTGAGTGGTTGAGATTGAGTTGTTTAAGTTTGATTTGTATTGTAATGATTTTATTGATTAAAAAAGAACAAATAGTACAAGAAGAATATTTTGAAAAAATTGACTTATGTACTATTCATGTCAGCTTGTTAAACTGACAATCAAACATCATAGACTACATCACTCTTCATGTCAACATTAATTACGtttatctatttaaaaaaaataattataacatatgattttttatacaaaaaaattaCACTACATATATAAAAAGAGAACGTCTTCAATCCCTGATCTTGATCTTCATTTTTTGTTCGTTATCCTCGTCATTTGAGTGTAAAAGCCCCAACACCTATGACAATCAAAGAAAAAAAACAGAgtgtttcatcatcatcatcatactaaGTAAAtaccaccaatagcaaagctaaagtAAGGTCTAAGGATGGTaggatgtagacagccttacctctaccccgtaggaatagagatgcTGCTTCCGGTGAGACCCgtggctcgatagtagttttggatcaagccttggacataagacacataacactcagcaattgagataAAGGCCGATTAGTGTATGTACCcgcttgtctttcggctatcaacgctgccacatgatgcatgattaaccatccacATCTTTTAACCTTAtcttcacgaaattagtaaaataacgttaaaattagtgcactttcacttttgcccccgagcggccacacacacatatacattatATGCTCATACCGCAAGCGAGGCGTAAAAAATAGAgcgtttatgtcacaccccaaccgatgacggaaacatcagggcatggcactgagcgaaacagattgtccaagagaaattccataacaactactttactgaatagttaatattatgttgtaacaccccagtgtttcaaaagtcaaagtcaaagtcaagattaaagtcaaaggaagaaaagattgctaattgcaatctgtctctccttgctcaattcctgttttgacttctttgactgtagttagtctattttatattttacattagttgtattatgtggagtaattaattacaatcgcaGTAATCGCATGTTTATCgctacgaaccgctttacgactgtgaataataagaagtaacaatgtgataaagtcaacaaaacgctaaacgaactaatctaatcaacatcgcgctcgcaactcgaattacgcaatttggtgattgttatacgtgtgtgtgtgccttatgtgttacttgtgcatgtttatttatgttacgtgtggtaatcaatcgaatcgcaatcaaactcaatcgcaatcgaatcgcaatcacaaaatgaatacgaaataaggatgattgtatgtttatatagtatgataattagtggagaagagatagtgcgagatatgagtggttgggattaaaagtaatttgaataggaaactctatcgaaCTCGCAACGctcgaaatcgaaatcgaaatatcaaaaaaaatCGCACCAAGCACTCGAACCAGATGCCAGCCggccggattgccatccgaccgggctgccatccGGTCGATGTGCCATCCGACCGACCTGTCAACCGGGTGTGGTATCATCCGACCGACCcgccctttccacttttggaatcctataaatacccatgtcactttcattctttccacttttggcaagTGACGTCCGAGCAGCTCGTGTTCTTCgctttttcttcgatttctctcaaatccggtaagatctcgtcctaaatcttgtacttccttaatctacacgcactcctacacctttctatcttttaaatcttcacttttaaccgtgaaatcaccaagattcaaaggttctaggatgatgtcatcatgtgttcttgaagaacttcatgttttggcttcaatccaccaagaacaacttgaatctaaccgatttcaacgaaaataaacaaagatcttgcatatatctaaacatattcatggtgaaaaggattgagagaatgttctctaactttctttcaactcttttacactcaatgcactcaaaaccgatataATCGGATCTCGTTCTAACCTCTACTCGTTCTTATTAATGTGTTGGCTCAAGATCTAGTTTCTATccacgagaccaccgatttcgggttaatcAAGAACAACCGTCGCGAACCGGTTAACTGGtcgaacttgggtgattcctgttccgTCAGGTTACCAGGGTCGAGATGGGTTCTGTTGATTAACACGTTGTCAAAAGCGCCTCGAtaaaactacaaacaatcaaaacggcCAAGTGAAAGACGAACGGAACGACCAGCACGGAGTGCTATCCGACCGGACAGCCATCCGAGCGACTGGCCACCCAAACGGCTGACACTTTGGGACCCTCACT encodes:
- the LOC110924357 gene encoding uncharacterized protein LOC110924357 — translated: MGDKNPEAGSSKPPTSTLYPVYTVTNVQNKVRVLDGKKVTYSSWVKLFQLHARGYKVLDHIDGTLPPAKDDQLYESWMEIDAIELQWIYSTLSDDLVVRVLDIVDYCQKLRELASQLADVDQPVTEGRLIIQLVNGLPPEYDVVAAAQLHHTLPPWEDAVNLLDAEERRHNARMTPPVVAAATRDTDQP